One Calonectris borealis chromosome 15, bCalBor7.hap1.2, whole genome shotgun sequence DNA segment encodes these proteins:
- the NME5 gene encoding nucleoside diphosphate kinase homolog 5 isoform X1: protein MNWCHCTKMQMLMPEPQIFVERTLALIKPDVVDKEEEIEDLILRSGFLIIQKRKLHLSPEQCSNFYADQYGKVFFPNLTAYMSSGPLVAMVLARHCAVSYWKELLGPSNSIKARRTHPNSLRAIYGTDDLRNGLHGSLSVSSGEREIRFMFPEAILEPIPAGQRARDYLNLYVKPTLLAGLTALCKEKPADPMTWLADWLIEHNPNKPRLQHQITEEEQQG, encoded by the exons ATGAACTGGTGTCATTGCA CCAAGATGCAGATGTTAATGCCTGAACCTCAGATTTTTGTGGAAAGAACTCTGGCCCTCATCAAACCAGATGTCGTtgataaagaagaagaaatagagGATCTCATTCTCCGATCAGGATTCCTGATCATTCAG AAACGGAAGCTCCACTTAAGCCCAGAGCAATGTAGCAACTTTTATGCAGACCAATAtggaaaagtgttttttcctaATTTAACAGCCTATATGAGTTCTGGACCTTTAGTTGCTATGGTGCTTGCCAGACATTGCGCAGTCTCATACTGGAAGGAATTGCTTGGACCATCAAACAGCATAAAAGCTAGGAGAACTCACCCTAACAG CTTAAGAGCAATCTATGGGACTGATGATCTGAGGAATGGACTTCATGGCAGTCTCAGCGTTTCCTCAGGAGAAAGAGAAATTCGATTCATGTTTCCAGAAG CAATCTTGGAGCCAATTCCGGCTGGACAAAGAGCTAGGGATTACTTGAACCTTTATGTAAAGCCTACGTTACTAGCTGGGCTCACTGCGCTGTGTAAAGAGAAGCCAGCAGATCCAATG ACTTGGCTTGCTGACTGGTTGATTGAACACAATCCTAATAAACCTAGGCTACAACATCAGATCactgaggaagagcagcaggggtGA
- the NME5 gene encoding nucleoside diphosphate kinase homolog 5 isoform X2 encodes MQMLMPEPQIFVERTLALIKPDVVDKEEEIEDLILRSGFLIIQKRKLHLSPEQCSNFYADQYGKVFFPNLTAYMSSGPLVAMVLARHCAVSYWKELLGPSNSIKARRTHPNSLRAIYGTDDLRNGLHGSLSVSSGEREIRFMFPEAILEPIPAGQRARDYLNLYVKPTLLAGLTALCKEKPADPMTWLADWLIEHNPNKPRLQHQITEEEQQG; translated from the exons ATGCAGATGTTAATGCCTGAACCTCAGATTTTTGTGGAAAGAACTCTGGCCCTCATCAAACCAGATGTCGTtgataaagaagaagaaatagagGATCTCATTCTCCGATCAGGATTCCTGATCATTCAG AAACGGAAGCTCCACTTAAGCCCAGAGCAATGTAGCAACTTTTATGCAGACCAATAtggaaaagtgttttttcctaATTTAACAGCCTATATGAGTTCTGGACCTTTAGTTGCTATGGTGCTTGCCAGACATTGCGCAGTCTCATACTGGAAGGAATTGCTTGGACCATCAAACAGCATAAAAGCTAGGAGAACTCACCCTAACAG CTTAAGAGCAATCTATGGGACTGATGATCTGAGGAATGGACTTCATGGCAGTCTCAGCGTTTCCTCAGGAGAAAGAGAAATTCGATTCATGTTTCCAGAAG CAATCTTGGAGCCAATTCCGGCTGGACAAAGAGCTAGGGATTACTTGAACCTTTATGTAAAGCCTACGTTACTAGCTGGGCTCACTGCGCTGTGTAAAGAGAAGCCAGCAGATCCAATG ACTTGGCTTGCTGACTGGTTGATTGAACACAATCCTAATAAACCTAGGCTACAACATCAGATCactgaggaagagcagcaggggtGA